GTGGAGGTGAAGTAGCGGTTTTGATAGTTAGAAAGTTAAAGAGTTGGGAAGTTAGATAGTCGTGGGGCGGTTGTTCCTGGCGCCCGCTTGTGCCAACGTACAGGAGCAAATCTAAAGGATCTCTCACTCTGTTCGAGGTGACAGTTGGAGTAAAACATATAAGGCAAGGCTGGCTTTAGTGGCGGAAGCGGATGCTTGAAGTAGAAAAAAGAAGTATGAAGCTAGAAAGCGGGAGCCTCTGCAGGCATTCTCCACCTTCTAACCCTTTATTTTTTTAAATTTCTAACTCAATCAGCCTTCTACCTCGCCAGCATAGCTCATGGTATGGGCTATTTCCTCCAGCGTGTCGTAGATTTCCTGGATGTCTTCGGATTGCACTAAGCGCATGCGCAGCGGCTTGAAGTGCGGCAGTCCGCGGAAGTAGTTGGTGTAGTGGCGGCGCATCTCGAAAATGCCCAGTTTATCTCCCTTCCACTCCAGCGAGTGCGTGAAGTGCTGGCGGCATACTTCCACGCGCTCCTCCAGCGTTGGCCCCGGCAGCGTTTCGCCTGTGGCCATAAAATGCTTTATCTCATTGAATATCCAGGGGTAGCCGATGCTGGCGCGGCCAATCATGATGCCATCCACGCCATACTTGTTGCGGTACTCCAGCGCCTTCTGCGGCGAGTCGATGTCGCCGTTTCCGAAGATCGGGATTTTCATGCGCGGATTGTTCTTCACTTCGGCAATCAAACTCCAGTCGGCTTCGCCTTTGTACATCTGCACGCGGGTGCGGCCGTGTATGCTCAGCGCCTGTATGCCGATATCCTGCAGTCTTTCCGCCGTCTCCACAATATACTTGGTGCTCTCGTCCCAGCCCAGGCGCGTTTTCACGGTAACGGGCAGGTGCGTGGCTTTCACGATCTCCTCCGTCATCTTCACCATCTTAGGAATATCACGAAGCAGCGCTGCGCCGGCGCCTTTGCAGGCCACGTTCTTTACGGGGCAGCCGTAGTTAATGTCGATCAGGTCGGGGCCGGCCTGTGAGGAGACGATGGCCGCCTCGCGCATTGAGTCAATGTCGGAACCGAAGATCTGAATGCCGATGGGGCGCTCGTAGTCGAAAATATCGAGTTTCTGCACACTTTTAGCGGCATCACGTATCAAACCCTCGGAGGAGATAAACTCCGTGTACATGAGATCAGCGCCGTTGGCCTTGCATACCTTCCGAAACGGAGGGTCACTTACGTCCTCCATGGGGGCAAGCAGCAACGGAAACTCTCCCAACTCTATGTTAGCAATCTTTACCAAAGCAAAATCTATAATTTCCCGTAAATTTACGTCAATAAAACCTAATTATCTGTATGAAAGGTTTCATCTCCAAAGATCAACACCCTCTGTTGGTGCTCTTGCTGCTGCTGGTGTTCATGTCGGGCGGCTACTTTGTGGCCATGGCGGTCATCAGTACACTGGCAAGCTGGATCTTCGGGATCAGCATATTTGAGCTGGCCACCGTGGCCACCAACCCAGCCGGGCACCCCCAGGGGCCGGCCGTGATGCTGCTGCTGCAGGGTGTGCTGCAGTTCTTCGCCTTCATTCTGGCGCCGCTGTTTCTGCTGCTTGCGCTTAACTACAAGCCCGGCGATTACCTGAACCGGAAAGTGCGCTCCCCCTGGCTGCTGGTGCTGCTAAGCGGACTGCTTATTGTCTTTATCATGCCGGCCAACTCAGTTATCATCAACTGGAACGCCACCATGAATTTTCCGGATTTTATGGCTGGGTTTGAGGCTTGGGCACGGGCGCAGGAAGACCAGCTGGCTGAGCTGACCAAACTCATTACCCGCTTCGAAACCGTGCCACAGCTACTGGTGGGGCTACTGGTGTTCGCTGTGGTTCCCGCGATAGGTGAGGAACTGGTGTTCCGGGGCATTACGCAGCGGCAGATTTTCAGGTGGTTTGGAAACATCCACGTCGCCATTTGGGTAACCGGAATCATATTCGCGGCCATACACGTGCAGTTCTTCGGCTTTTTGCCGCGAGCCATACTTGGTGCCTTGTTCGGATATTTATACTTTTGGTCCGGTCGCATTATCGTGCCGATCGTGGCGCATTTTGTAAACAACGGCTTTACTGTTTTTATGCTATACTTGCACCAGACGCGCACCATCGAGGCCGACATTGAAAGCACCGAGGCTATGCCTTTTTACACGGTGGCCTTATCGGTTTTGATTAGCGTGGGCCTGATTTATTTCCTGTACCAGCGCTTTAACCAGGTGCCGTTGCGGCAGCAAAGTATAGCCGAAGAGGCCGGGGCAGAGCGGCTGCAGTAAACTTTAAAACAACGACTCCTGACACCTGCCGCGCAACCCTGCCGGCACAACACCTATACATGAGCAAGAAACTTTCCTCTCTCAGCAATTTAAGTCAACGGATTATAGTGGGGGTGCTGGGCGCCGTGCTTTTTGTCGGCGGGATCGTGTGTGGCGAGTGGACCTATTTCCTGCTCTTCCTGGGGCTCACGCTGCTGGGTATTCACGAGTTTTTTACCTTGGTGCGTGTGCAGGGCATGCAGCCAAACAGGTACCTGGGCCTGCTGCTGGGCGGCGTGCTGTATGTGTCGGTGTTTCTGATTCAGCTGGAAACGATGCCGGGGGAGGTGCTTTTCCTGTCGCTGCCGCTGGTTTTCCTGGTGTTTATCGTGGAGATGTACCGCAAAAAGCCCCAGCCGTTCACCAACATCGCGTTCACGCTAATGGGCGTAGTATATGTGGCGGGGCCGTTCGCGTTGCTGCACCTGCTCGGCTACCTGAACGGGGAATACAGCTGGCAACCTATACTTGGTTTGCTGCTGCTGATCTGGGCCGCAGACACGGGTGCTTACATCGCGGGCAAAAACTTCGGAAAGCACAAGCTGTTCGAGCGCATCTCGCCAGGCAAAACCTGGGAAGGCTGGGTTGGCGGCACGGTGCTGGCGGTGCTGGTGGGCTATATCATGTCCGGCTTTTTTATTGACCTGGAAGTATACCAGTGGGTAGGTATGGCCTTGCTGGTAGCCGTCTTCGGTGTGCTCGGCGACCTGTCGGAATCGATGCTGAAGCGCAGCCTCGGCGTGAAGGACTCTGGTACGCTGCTGCCTGGGCACGGCGGCCTGCTGGATCGCTTTGACAGCCTGCTGATGGCCATTCCCTTTATCGTTGCCTTTCTGGAAATCTTCTAAGAAATATTTTAGAGCCCCTTTTAGGAGGTTGCAAGTATAATTCTCAACTTTGCCCCACTGATTGATTACTCACTAATTAATTACTCACTTAAATTAAGAGTAGATGATGTTATACAAAGAGCCTGCACCGATTAAGGACAAAGAAAATCCGTTCGAATCGATGATGTCGCGCTTCAATATTGCTGCTGAGGTGCTGGGACTGGACGAAGAAACCTACAACGTGCTGAAGTCCCCATCCCGCCAAGTAATCGTGAACGTTCCGGTTACCATGGATGATGGCAAAGTGCGTGTGTTCGAAGGTTTCCGTGTGATGCACTCCAACATCCTGGGCCCGTCTAAAGGTGGTATCCGCTATGCGCCGGATGTGTTCCTGGATGAGGTGAAAGCCCTTGCTGCCTGGATGACCTGGAAGTGTGCCGTAGTGGATATTCCTTACGGTGGTGCCAAAGGCGGTATTATCTGCGATCCATATTCTATGTCTGCCGGCGAGATCGAGCGCCTGACAAGAGCCTATACTAACTCCCTGATCGATATCTTCGGACCTGACCGCGACATTCCTGCGCCGGACATGGGCACAGGCCCACGCGAAATGGCCTGGCTGATGGACGAGTACTCCAAAACCAGAGGCTCTACCGAGCACGCCGTGGTTACAGGCAAGCCGCTTGTTTTGGGTGGTTCACTGGGCCGTGTGGAGGCTACAGGCCGTGGCGTAATGGTGTCTGCCATGGCTGCCATGGAGAAACTGGGCATGGACCCGAACAAATCCACCGCTGCGATACAGGGTTTTGGTAACGTGGGTGCCTGGGCTGCAAAGCTCATGGCCGAGCGTGGTGTAAAAATTCTGGGCATTAGCGATGTGAGTGGCGCGTACTGGAACGACAACGGCATCGACATTGAAGAAGCCATCGAGTATAAAAACGCCCATAACGGACGTCTGGAAGGCTACAAAGGCGCCGAAGGCATGGACCCGGACGAGCTGCTGACCTCTAAAGTGGATGTGCTTATTCCGGCTGCGGTGGAAGACGTGATCACGATCCACAATGTGGACAAAATCCAGGCCCGCCTGATTGTGGAAGGCGCCAATGGCCCTACTTCGTACAAAGCCGACAACATCATCAACGAAAAAGGCATCATGGTTGTGCCGGATATTTTAGCTAACTCTGGCGGTGTTACCGTATCATACTTTGAGTGGGTACAGAACCGTATGGGTTTCAAGTGGACGCTGGACCGCGTAAACGGACGTGCTGAGCGTATCATGAACGAGGCCTTTGAGCGGGTGTACGCGGCTTCACAAAAATATAACGTACCAATGCGTATCGCTGCCTACATCGTAGCAATTGATAAGGTAGCCATGACGTATAAGTACCGCGGTGGCTTCTAAAATAATTTTTTAGAAGAATAAGCGAAAGATTATATAATTTTGGAAACCGGTGATAGCCCATTCATAAAACTGGATGGGCTATTATTTGTTAGTGAAGCACCGGCGGAAAACATAAAGACGGATGAAAATTCATAAGGAAGGACGGAGAATCTTATTTTTTACATTGTTGATTTTAGTGGTGCTAAACCTGCTGCTCTACTATTTCAATGCCGGCAACAGCACCTTTAACCTTATTTTCTCTGTGGTGTCTGTTCTGCTTTTTCTGCTGATCCTGCAGTTTTTCCGCAGTCCGTACCGCAACCTGCTGCTCCACGAAGACCTGATCATTGCCCCGGCCGATGGCAAGGTAGTGGTGATTGAGGAAGTGGAAGAGCCGGAGTACTTCACCGATAAGCGCAAGCAGATTTCTATCTTCATGTCGCCGATCAACGTGCACATCACCCGGAACCCGGTTTCAGGGATTGTGAAATATTTCAAGTATCACCCCGGTAATTACTTTGTGGCCTGGCATCCGAAATCGAGCACGCAGAACGAGCGCACTACAGTGGTGGTAGAGTCTTCGGCAGGCCCGGAGGTGCTTTTCCGCCAGATTGCCGGCGCCATGGCACGCCGCATTGTGTGGTATGTGAAAGAGGGCGATGAAGTAAGCCAGGGCGAGGAGTTTGGCTTCATCAAGTTCGGCTCACGGGTGGATATTTTCATGCCGCTCGATACAGCCATCAAGGTAGAACTGGGTCAGAAAACAAAAGGCGGCCAAACCGTTATCGCCCAGCTAAAGACCGAAACGCCTCCTTTGTTCGGCTAATCTTTAAGACGCTGGACTTTAGATATTAGACCAAACAAGAAAGGCCGCTGCTAGTATAAACTGCAGCGGCCTTTCTTGTTTAAATCAGGATTTTCAGGCTAGAAAAAAATTACAGGATGTTGTTTAGAAGTGCCTGTACCTGTCACGAGTTAAGCTATCGCTAAACTTGCGGCAGGAATAAGGCTGCGAAAAACGAGTAACGAAAAACGATCAACGAGACTAATACCAGCTTTCCACCAGTCTCATCAACTTTTCCAGGTACTGCTGGTCCACCTCGTCGAAGTCATTGAGTCGGTCGCTGTCCACGTCCAGCACCAGCTTTACCTCACCGTCTTTTATGGCTGGCAATACAATTTCTGATTTAGAGTCGCTGCTGCAGGCGATGTGGCCCGGGAAAGCCTCCACGTCCGGTACAAGTATGGTTTTCTGCTGGGTATAGCACGCACCGCAAACGCCTTTGTGGTACGGAATGCGGGTGCAAGCCACTGGTCCCTGGAACGGGCCGAGCACCAGTTGACCCTCTTTGTTGAAGTATACGCCTACCCAAAAGAAGCCCATGCCCTGGCGCAGCGCGGCTACTAAGTTTGAAATATTGGCGATCAGGTCGGTTTCCCCTGTCGTTAAGGCTTCTATCTGCGGAAGCAGCGCTTTATATTTTTCCTCTTTGCTGAGGTTCGCATCTATCAGAAGGGACTCTGCCATGGGCTAATTTTGAATAACTGAGTTTTGAATGAGTGAATATGTTGATGACGTAAGAAAAGTCTAACGTCTAGAAGCTAAAATCTAGCTTCTGAAATAGTGCAACAACTGATCGGGACCTAAAGTTTGAATACTGCTTAACTGTCCATAAGCCATGTTAGGGGCTTTTACACCGGCAGGCAGATTCTTTTCAAGGCTCTTGAATACCAGCGCCTCGTCCCATAGGTTTTCCTGCAGCAGGCTCTCCAGCAGGAAGGTGCCGCCCTCTACCATCACTGATAAGATGCTGCGCTGGTGCAGGTCGTGCATGAGCTGGGGCAGCAGCGGCTCGTTTTCCTGCAGCTGCACAAAGTATAAATTCTCACGATCGTCCTGCCTTTTGTAAGTATACACCACAGTAGGCTGGCTGCCGTCGAACAAGTGCAGGTGCGTAGGCAGCAGCAGTTGCTTATCAATCACCAGGCGCAGCGGGTTTTGGCCCGGCCACAGGCGCGTGTTCAGGTGCGGGTTATCATATAAAGCGGTACGACTGCCTACCATGATGGCCTGCTCCTCCGATCGCCACTTATGCACCAGTCGCTGTGCCAGCTTGCCGCTGATCTGCTGCTGCGCATAATTGGCGGCGGCAATGAAGCCATTCGCCGTTTCGGCCCACTTCAGAAGTATAAAGGGCCGCTTTTGGGTATGGAAAGTAAAGAACCGCTTGTTCAGCTCCAGCCCCTCATCTTCCAGTACGCCTACTTTTACTTGGGCGCCGCTTTCAAACAGCTTTTTGATGCCGCGCCCTGCCACCAGCGGGTTTGGGTCTGTGTTGCAGATCACCACATCTTTCACGCCATGGCTGATGAGCAGATCGGCACAGGGAGGCGTTTTGCCGTAGTGCGAGCAAGGCTCCAGCGTGACGTACACCCGGCTTTTGGGCAGCAGGCTTTTGTCTTCCACGGCTGCTACGGCATTCACCTCAGCATGCGGACCGCCGTAATGCCTGTGCCAGCCCTCGCCGATAATCTGCCCCTTGTGCACGATCACGCAGCCCACCATCGGGTTCGGACTGGTGTGGCCACTTGCCAATCGGGCCAGTTCCAGGGCACGGCGCATGTACTTCTCGTCGGGCGTTGCCATAAGGTTAAATGTAAGATGCCGGGGTTTGAAGTATAAAATACAGGCAGCTGCGCGTTGTGAAAGGATAAAGTCAAAAATCAAACGCCTTGCGACTCGTATCTGTTTACTTACTTTTGCAAAGATATTGAAATCAACCTAAAGTACAGGCGTGGCCACGATTCAGGAATTACAGCAGCACATCCGCACAAGTATAAACCAGGCTTTTCCGGAGCCGGAGGCAGGGAGCATTGCGCAGCTGGTGCTGGAGCATGTGCTGCAGAAAGACAGGCTGCAGCTACGTCTGGACAAGTCGGCAGAGGTGCAGCCGGCACAGCAGGAAGCGGTAGAGCAGATGATCTTACGGCTGCAGCAGCAGGA
Above is a window of Pontibacter akesuensis DNA encoding:
- a CDS encoding GAF domain-containing protein, translating into MAESLLIDANLSKEEKYKALLPQIEALTTGETDLIANISNLVAALRQGMGFFWVGVYFNKEGQLVLGPFQGPVACTRIPYHKGVCGACYTQQKTILVPDVEAFPGHIACSSDSKSEIVLPAIKDGEVKLVLDVDSDRLNDFDEVDQQYLEKLMRLVESWY
- the dusB gene encoding tRNA dihydrouridine synthase DusB — encoded protein: MVKIANIELGEFPLLLAPMEDVSDPPFRKVCKANGADLMYTEFISSEGLIRDAAKSVQKLDIFDYERPIGIQIFGSDIDSMREAAIVSSQAGPDLIDINYGCPVKNVACKGAGAALLRDIPKMVKMTEEIVKATHLPVTVKTRLGWDESTKYIVETAERLQDIGIQALSIHGRTRVQMYKGEADWSLIAEVKNNPRMKIPIFGNGDIDSPQKALEYRNKYGVDGIMIGRASIGYPWIFNEIKHFMATGETLPGPTLEERVEVCRQHFTHSLEWKGDKLGIFEMRRHYTNYFRGLPHFKPLRMRLVQSEDIQEIYDTLEEIAHTMSYAGEVEG
- a CDS encoding CPBP family intramembrane glutamic endopeptidase, which translates into the protein MKGFISKDQHPLLVLLLLLVFMSGGYFVAMAVISTLASWIFGISIFELATVATNPAGHPQGPAVMLLLQGVLQFFAFILAPLFLLLALNYKPGDYLNRKVRSPWLLVLLSGLLIVFIMPANSVIINWNATMNFPDFMAGFEAWARAQEDQLAELTKLITRFETVPQLLVGLLVFAVVPAIGEELVFRGITQRQIFRWFGNIHVAIWVTGIIFAAIHVQFFGFLPRAILGALFGYLYFWSGRIIVPIVAHFVNNGFTVFMLYLHQTRTIEADIESTEAMPFYTVALSVLISVGLIYFLYQRFNQVPLRQQSIAEEAGAERLQ
- a CDS encoding phosphatidate cytidylyltransferase produces the protein MSKKLSSLSNLSQRIIVGVLGAVLFVGGIVCGEWTYFLLFLGLTLLGIHEFFTLVRVQGMQPNRYLGLLLGGVLYVSVFLIQLETMPGEVLFLSLPLVFLVFIVEMYRKKPQPFTNIAFTLMGVVYVAGPFALLHLLGYLNGEYSWQPILGLLLLIWAADTGAYIAGKNFGKHKLFERISPGKTWEGWVGGTVLAVLVGYIMSGFFIDLEVYQWVGMALLVAVFGVLGDLSESMLKRSLGVKDSGTLLPGHGGLLDRFDSLLMAIPFIVAFLEIF
- a CDS encoding phosphatidylserine decarboxylase family protein, which gives rise to MKIHKEGRRILFFTLLILVVLNLLLYYFNAGNSTFNLIFSVVSVLLFLLILQFFRSPYRNLLLHEDLIIAPADGKVVVIEEVEEPEYFTDKRKQISIFMSPINVHITRNPVSGIVKYFKYHPGNYFVAWHPKSSTQNERTTVVVESSAGPEVLFRQIAGAMARRIVWYVKEGDEVSQGEEFGFIKFGSRVDIFMPLDTAIKVELGQKTKGGQTVIAQLKTETPPLFG
- a CDS encoding Glu/Leu/Phe/Val family dehydrogenase, producing the protein MLYKEPAPIKDKENPFESMMSRFNIAAEVLGLDEETYNVLKSPSRQVIVNVPVTMDDGKVRVFEGFRVMHSNILGPSKGGIRYAPDVFLDEVKALAAWMTWKCAVVDIPYGGAKGGIICDPYSMSAGEIERLTRAYTNSLIDIFGPDRDIPAPDMGTGPREMAWLMDEYSKTRGSTEHAVVTGKPLVLGGSLGRVEATGRGVMVSAMAAMEKLGMDPNKSTAAIQGFGNVGAWAAKLMAERGVKILGISDVSGAYWNDNGIDIEEAIEYKNAHNGRLEGYKGAEGMDPDELLTSKVDVLIPAAVEDVITIHNVDKIQARLIVEGANGPTSYKADNIINEKGIMVVPDILANSGGVTVSYFEWVQNRMGFKWTLDRVNGRAERIMNEAFERVYAASQKYNVPMRIAAYIVAIDKVAMTYKYRGGF
- the ribD gene encoding bifunctional diaminohydroxyphosphoribosylaminopyrimidine deaminase/5-amino-6-(5-phosphoribosylamino)uracil reductase RibD, yielding MATPDEKYMRRALELARLASGHTSPNPMVGCVIVHKGQIIGEGWHRHYGGPHAEVNAVAAVEDKSLLPKSRVYVTLEPCSHYGKTPPCADLLISHGVKDVVICNTDPNPLVAGRGIKKLFESGAQVKVGVLEDEGLELNKRFFTFHTQKRPFILLKWAETANGFIAAANYAQQQISGKLAQRLVHKWRSEEQAIMVGSRTALYDNPHLNTRLWPGQNPLRLVIDKQLLLPTHLHLFDGSQPTVVYTYKRQDDRENLYFVQLQENEPLLPQLMHDLHQRSILSVMVEGGTFLLESLLQENLWDEALVFKSLEKNLPAGVKAPNMAYGQLSSIQTLGPDQLLHYFRS